ttattttatatgatgtACCTACCTTTAGATACAActaaatttgttttttccttctttggcattttaaaatttatagtAAACTTCTTTCTTGTATCATCTGAAacttcatcattttttaataaatttttcaaTTTTGCACTAGACTTTTCTAATTGTTCCTTTGTTGCTgtgtatatatcttttttatatccctttttaattttttctgatttcataatatttagtaattcattttcatttgtttTCCAATATTTGCCTAATTCAACATCTATggcattataaatatatgggcATTTAAATAACTCATGTATAAACTGagcatatatatgtaaactACTTAATGGGACTCCACAATTTTTAGGATGTTTAACTTTTCTTACATTAGCTGGTAAAATAATATCAGGTATATAACCACATAAcaattctttctttttaaattctggtaaatttttatcaaatatacatttattttgcatataatatttatatatactattatcTTGTAATTGATTTTCttctataatatttaatataaattttttatcttcataACTTAGTTTTTTTCCACATTGTCtttctaatattttttcttcattcctttttttttgtttttcttctttatttttttctttttgaggggatttattttttaattgaagtttgtttaaaaaatatgcatCGTCAAAACCGTAAAACTTACGATAAAtatcttcttctttattcatttccaatttttttccataaaaataatttttcccACCTTCATCTTTCCTTTTAATTTCATAaggttttttaaaaaaatgttcatAATCTTTAACAGCTAATTGTTCTATATAATCTTCATAAAACATTACTTCTCCATCATATATTCTTTGTCTTAAGGACTTTTTTTcacttttataaatattatctgttttttttttttttatatcttcattttctttttcgttTATCATaggaaataatatttcaatatttccatcataattatttatattattttgttcatcgTCGTCATCATATTCTTCTTCAATTtcattaatttctttttcatatattaactCTGTTTTTAATTCATCAAAATTAGTTATTTTGGAATATCTTGGATATGTATAAGTACTTACTGGTAATTTATTGAATGATttaacattatatttttctttatattttttatacagttcactataatttataaaattatgatttttatcaaaattttgGTTTTTTATTAGGTCCAAATTATGtgatttcatttttttttttttttttttttatctttaattTTGGTTCAATTTGTTGGTACTATTTGACAGTTGTCTAGCTTTTccgatttttttttttttttttttttttttagctgtatatagaaaaataaaattatagtaaaaaaaaatttacataataataaataaattataagaaataaaaatatatagttgtTTTTAATTAGTTCAATTATATATCAATACATTTTCCtaccatatattattatcaatatcCTTCTTGTGGTAgtgaaattttaaaaaaaaatcaatttGTGTGACActtataatttgtttatttatttcatttgtatctaataattatatatatatgtatgaattATGactaataatgatatataattacaaaacaaaaacaacaaaaaaaattataaacataaaaaataaacaaagtatatatatatatatatatatatatttaattattactGTGAATTAAATACAATTCTTAAtaaattcaaaaatatacagaaaaataaaaaacatacaAAATATCAACTTCatagaaaaaagaagaaaaaaaaatatatatttttacaacgTGTATGATGCATCTCGTGCATTTTAGTATATACATTTGCacacattattttttaacattgtattgatgtatacatatatatatatatatatattatcttgtttatgtttctttttaggtcgcatattttttaattttaattattttgataaaacataaaaatagttATGCAAACATACGTTTAACAAtgatacatatgtataacaattgtttttttttttttttttttttattatacatatgaatacataaaattaatttatattatattatattatattatattatattatattatatttttatgttatttttgtgtgtttttatattaacaaaattaattaaaaaaaaaaggaaaaaaaaaaaaaaaacataaatatatataaataataaatacacaaatcagtataatatattaatttttatactaaaatgttaataatgtataaaaaaaggtAACGTTTAAGTTTGttactttaaaaaaataaaattacacacatatataaatatatatatatatatatatatatatatttatatatttataataagatGTATGATTGCTCgttaatcattttttttgtcgTGAGAGTCTACAACATTTTGTTCCTGTGTCAATTCCCTTAATTGGTCATTTTGTTTTgcattattgttgttgtctattttttcattttgtgtaAGTGTCtcatttctatttttatctaCTTTGTATATACATctttgataaatataacacaagaaaattatatcatCACGAAAACAAGAGAGTTTATGCATCCATGGCATATCGATTAAAAAGAAAGCTACATCATCAATAAATGTGTTTAATGATTTGTATATTAATGCTTTCCATGGTAAATGTTCAACagattttaatttataattaatataaagtTGAGGTGTCATCATAATAAAGCCAAAGGTATAAACAGTTCCTGCTAATActgaaataatataagaatacCAAGATttgtatttaaaataaaataaagcaTATATAGCATATCCTATAAGGCAtggtattaataaaatacctacatattttattgcaattttatcatattttttggtCATCGATtctgtataattttttttatctttaaatataataaatgggTATTTTTTACTAAAGGATACATGTACAGCTTTGGTTACTTTCCAAGCTGATAATGCAACTCCTATAAACAtttcaaataataacaacCATGATGTTTTTTCtgaatcatataaatataaggcTAATATAATATCACAAACAAATGCTGTTATAACACTTAATGCTGATAACCCTTCCATAGATTCATTTTTATACCAAAATTGCATATCATTTTTGAATGCGAAAAATGAGAATATGGAATgaagtaatataaaaatagctgaaaatattaacatataaatattggtagtcattaatattttcttcatcatatgTACTTCTTTATTTGCGgtaatatttgttatattttgaattgaaaaaattttattattattattattattattattattactattatttgtAGTAGTTGTACTTGTTGTAGTAGCAGCTGATGCTGCAGTTTCATTCATCATATTAAGTGAATAacttatttgttttataaacataaaatatataaaactacATGTTCCAtaatttatttctatatgtaactttttattttcatccaTATTTTGTtctgttatatataaatgtatatcattttgtttttttgttaacATATATGGatcatatgtacatatataattaactCGTTTATCTTttgattttaaaaaattatcatcTAGTACATAATAATCTTTTTCTATTAACCAGAAATCAGATAAAAAGATTGGTGGTGTATATGTATTTGAAGTTAAATTAACTTTCCAATTCTTAAAATAAGGCATTTTAAATTCTTTTACCATATGTTTTCcatcatcatatataatattaatatcaattcttcttttaatgTGATATAATtgttcatttctttttttctttttttgttcttctatattttttctttttatattattacttggatccattaaattatatttctcTTCTTCTTCTGATTCAAATGGTACCATTTTTACGGTAAGTGGAATATTTTCAACTAAAACTTTATCTTTAAATTCATATTTCAATGTTGTATTTTTGATTAATggataatttctttttttataaaaatgaataggAACAAGTACAACACTTAAATACTTTTCATCTTTCCAACtatcatttaaattaaaagtataatttaatttttcataagaACTAAATGTTTTATggttatataattctttttctcttatattaattaatttactATTGTTTTTCAAGTATTCAAAATCTAATGATTGATTAttacttaaaaaaatatatatatcaaatatatcaCCTTTCTCAAaactattttttaaaacaacaTTAGTTCTATCCATTATTCCAGACTTAGACATCATATTGTTTTTCCCACCcgataaaaaatacattaccATATGCATAATTAACATCTGTACAATAATGGATATTATCTTTTGAAAAAATGGTACTCTCTGATTTTCATTTGTAtgattattgttattgttgttgCTTGTAATATTACTCCCTGCGTTTGCAGGCAGCTGAGGAGAACTTAATGATAACCCCATATTGTCTTTTTATttactaaaaaaataaaaaatatataaataattaatacatgtaaatatatatatatatatatatatatatatatatatatatgtattcttgataatatatatatataaatatttatataataagaacacAATttctgtattttttattttggaTCATTcacaaaatttttatattcaattttataattcttcagcaaaaagaatttaaacatatattaaatttatataatattagtttgtttgtttgtttttttataaattgttCACTTTTGCTATTTatctatttataatattatatataatataatcacCACTGAAAAggttatataaatgtatataatatatattatatatattatatattcataaatatttatattatatataatattgttttaaATTCTGAAtactataatattttattatataaataatatgtttattttatttttgtaaaaactcttcaatttaatatatttacgtCATATTGAGAAAagtagataaaaataataattcttttgcTTTGCTTTGATTTGATttgatttttaattttaatttaatttaatttaattttttttttttttttttttcaattctcaataaattattataaaaaaatgaattcttCATATAAAATGTTGTTTAAAtagaacataaaaaaatattgagggacaaaatattttttaatttttaaaaacaagttatatttttttacaattttgtatgtaatatttaatttttataaatattcttGGGTACTTAAGATgatatgtaataattatacatattcattattattgttctttctatatatataatatatatatatatataaataatatatattatatattattattattatatattgaagaaaatattaatgtacatattatatatatatatataattacattgcatatataatttatatggatataatgataatttattatatatgaatataaatattttataatatatacataaaaaaatattttattatatttttaagtatttataattttatataattaatatatatatctatactataaaataatatcctataaatgtaaaaaaaataatttaattcttcttttaatgttttattaaaacaaaaaaatgaaaagagaaaaattaaaaaaaaaaatatatagtatagATTAATTATtgcaaaaaaattaataaaatgaatgtattattttaaaaaaaagaaaaataataacatatatttataatataataatgtgtataaaataaataaaaaaaagaaaaagaaaagaaatgaaatgaaaagagcttaattatttattttgggaatatatattatacctaAATTTTTTGTAgtcttcttttatattatacatatatattatataatatatatatatttatattaattggaaaagattaaaaaaaaaaaaacaaaaaaaaaaaaaaaccttaatatttatataataattagcatgttttaaaataaaacatataaataatgaattctttaaaatttgtgaataaattattgaaaagtaaaaatatctCGCAcctttatttgtatatttttatataaacttaaaaaaaaaaaaaaaaaaaaaaaaaaaaaatataataaattagttcattataatttaaagtttttttttttccttcggtcttatatgatatatataaaatgtatttatgatattttaaaaaaaaagaaaacaatgGTACAAATATATGTAGAGATTGCCGAATTATGGTTtcgtattttatttttattattttttcatattttttttttatatacatttttatatgataacaAATTTTATGTCtaaatgtaataattttattatattatattcaaattTTATATGCAAAAATTAATGCACAAAATAAgttctttttttctctttcttttttttttttattattattttattttaatacttAAAAATATGTGTACTATTAAAAactataaattataaatataaattaattaaaaaaaaacattatgatgaaataaattaaaaaggtATAATTaacattgtatatatatttattttttttgtctcTTAATATCAACATATTTTTCAtgaaccaaaaaaaaagaaaaaaaagaaaaaaaaggaaaaaaaaaaaagaggaaaCAAGAACATAAGTTTCTCATTTgaaagaattataaaaattggtATTACTTAAAAAGggacaaattaaaaaatatataagtatgaatataaataaataaataaataaatatatatatatatatatatatatatatatatatatttttttttttttttttttttttttttatttcatttttgtatGCTTTAATTATTTGCCAATGTTTTTGCAAGAACGCGTCCTCTACCACACGAGATATCACAtatcttttcattattaaataaGGCAGAATCTACTAAGGTTGGTTcgttatgattttttttatcctttaGAGCTAAACAAGAGGAATTATATTTTCCCcatgaatataatttataatcaGATAGTAGcattgaataataatatgtactACCTCCTGCGTCAATTTTttcgatatttttttttattaaactaTTTTGATATAAAGGATTTAATGTTATAGCTTTTGGTTCAAGCCAAGCTCTTGATCcccaaaaataaataatattattttctgaaCAAGCAATCATATGATTATCACCACAagcaatatattttattttaatattttcaatttcaaaatatttaaCTTTATTAGGATATACTTCATGAGAATATAGATCTCCAATACTATTTTCTATACCTAATTGACCATAATCATTTCTTCCCCAAACATATACATCTCCATTTTTTGAAAGGGCTGCTGAAAAGCTATGTCCACAACTTATATCCTTaatttcaatattattactaacaAAATAATCTATttcttcaaaaaataattgaTCACCATGATTACCTTTACCTAACCTTCCAAATTCTCCTTTTCCACATCCATAAacttttccattttttgtTAAAGCTAAACTATGTTGTTCACCACaggatatatttataaattcagaatcttcatttttaaatgtttCAACTCTTTTaggtatatttatattatttttatttccttgACCTAATCCATTAGCTCCTTTAAAAAGATTTCCACCCCATCCCCAACTATacaattcattattttcatcaataGCTAATGTATGTTTATATCCACAACATACAtttgtaaattttatatcttcatttgTTTTTACTTCTTTTGGTATTAATGAATAATTTTGTGATTTTTCATTTCCATCTAATGTTCTTCCTAACTGACCTTTATCATTTAATCCATATGTAAAAATTTTTCCATCTATAATAAAAGCTGAATGATTACAACCAGCTGATATTTTCTCTATGTTTACATTTTCAAATTCACTTAATTTTTCAGGCATCTTGTTTTTTTCTCCAACTTttatagaagaaaataaactATCACCTGGACATCCCCATCtccataaattatatttctgttctttattttttttcgtcTCCACCTTTTTCTTACTACTATAAAATTTTACgtcatattttaaaaaacacCTTTTATTCTTCACAACATTTCCTATCTTAAGCATTTTACTTTAATTACATATAgcataaaagaataaatattaaaaaatataaacttatagaataattaatatatttatatataacatatatatatatatatatatatatatatatatatatatatatgattgatatatattttctttttgtatgTTCTTATATTGTAGATTTATACACctgtataaattatatgtaccCTTTTGTGCcacataaacatatatatatatatatatatatatatatatatatatatatatatatatatgtatgttattaaaattttatgacaatataaaatttactCTTATAATCATTTCagaaaacaatataataaaatattatctttCTAATTTTATGTATGATTATAAGTAAGTATCATTTAATTTCTCATATAGAAATCTATATAtggttttaaaaatatttatatatgaatatatatttttatatatatagtacaaatgtgttaataatatatttttcaattgTAGTGGTACAGATATAATTATCTCTTAAATGATATACACtttttaaatacaaatatttctaaatatttatacattttatattagtGTATTCATAAGGATA
This Plasmodium falciparum 3D7 genome assembly, chromosome: 11 DNA region includes the following protein-coding sequences:
- a CDS encoding CLPTM1 domain-containing protein, putative, coding for MGLSLSSPQLPANAGSNITSNNNNNNHTNENQRVPFFQKIISIIVQMLIMHMVMYFLSGGKNNMMSKSGIMDRTNVVLKNSFEKGDIFDIYIFLSNNQSLDFEYLKNNSKLINIREKELYNHKTFSSYEKLNYTFNLNDSWKDEKYLSVVLVPIHFYKKRNYPLIKNTTLKYEFKDKVLVENIPLTVKMVPFESEEEEKYNLMDPSNNIKRKNIEEQKKKKRNEQLYHIKRRIDINIIYDDGKHMVKEFKMPYFKNWKVNLTSNTYTPPIFLSDFWLIEKDYYVLDDNFLKSKDKRVNYICTYDPYMLTKKQNDIHLYITEQNMDENKKLHIEINYGTCSFIYFMFIKQISYSLNMMNETAASAATTTSTTTTNNSNNNNNNNNNKIFSIQNITNITANKEVHMMKKILMTTNIYMLIFSAIFILLHSIFSFFAFKNDMQFWYKNESMEGLSALSVITAFVCDIILALYLYDSEKTSWLLLFEMFIGVALSAWKVTKAVHVSFSKKYPFIIFKDKKNYTESMTKKYDKIAIKYVGILLIPCLIGYAIYALFYFKYKSWYSYIISVLAGTVYTFGFIMMTPQLYINYKLKSVEHLPWKALIYKSLNTFIDDVAFFLIDMPWMHKLSCFRDDIIFLCYIYQRCIYKVDKNRNETLTQNEKIDNNNNAKQNDQLRELTQEQNVVDSHDKKND
- a CDS encoding UVB-resistance protein UVR8 homologue, producing MLKIGNVVKNKRCFLKYDVKFYSSKKKVETKKNKEQKYNLWRWGCPGDSLFSSIKVGEKNKMPEKLSEFENVNIEKISAGCNHSAFIIDGKIFTYGLNDKGQLGRTLDGNEKSQNYSLIPKEVKTNEDIKFTNVCCGYKHTLAIDENNELYSWGWGGNLFKGANGLGQGNKNNINIPKRVETFKNEDSEFINISCGEQHSLALTKNGKVYGCGKGEFGRLGKGNHGDQLFFEEIDYFVSNNIEIKDISCGHSFSAALSKNGDVYVWGRNDYGQLGIENSIGDLYSHEVYPNKVKYFEIENIKIKYIACGDNHMIACSENNIIYFWGSRAWLEPKAITLNPLYQNSLIKKNIEKIDAGGSTYYYSMLLSDYKLYSWGKYNSSCLALKDKKNHNEPTLVDSALFNNEKICDISCGRGRVLAKTLANN
- a CDS encoding apical exonemal protein, with amino-acid sequence MKSHNLDLIKNQNFDKNHNFINYSELYKKYKEKYNVKSFNKLPVSTYTYPRYSKITNFDELKTELIYEKEINEIEEEYDDDDEQNNINNYDGNIEILFPMINEKENEDIKKKKTDNIYKSEKKSLRQRIYDGEVMFYEDYIEQLAVKDYEHFFKKPYEIKRKDEGGKNYFYGKKLEMNKEEDIYRKFYGFDDAYFLNKLQLKNKSPQKEKNKEEKQKKRNEEKILERQCGKKLSYEDKKFILNIIEENQLQDNSIYKYYMQNKCIFDKNLPEFKKKELLCGYIPDIILPANVRKVKHPKNCGVPLSSLHIYAQFIHELFKCPYIYNAIDVELGKYWKTNENELLNIMKSEKIKKGYKKDIYTATKEQLEKSSAKLKNLLKNDEVSDDTRKKFTINFKMPKKEKTNLVVSKGRYII